The genomic window AAAAGCAATGATGCGACTACGTTTTACCATAAAAATCCTCCTCTATTCTGGCTGCTGCCAGAATTTTTACCAACAAAACAAATTATGAATGACAGTACACTTTCTGTCAATTTCCAAACGAACAATTAAAACAATTGTTCTAACTCCGAAAGCCCTTCTTCCGTAAACCATCGATCGTGCTTTTGTTCCTTTGTGACAATATACGCCATATAGTCACTTGCCCGCAATGATAAGACGTCGTTCACGAGCTCAAATAACCGCTTTTCTTCTTTGTTTTTTTTCCATTTTTTCATCATTAAACAATTCCATACGTCTTCAATCGTCGCTTGTTCATAACCGAGCAACTTCAACTCATCTACTTTACTTTGTAACGCTGGCATTAATTGTTCGCGATCCATATTCGTCTCCCCCATTTTGTCATGCTTGGCCAACATGTGCATATATTTCATTGTATAAAAGATGACCTCATTTGAGAAGGTAGGGAGGAACATGTCCAAATTTTTGAAAGGGACGATGATTTTAATTGTTGCTGGATTGTTGACGCGCATACTCGGCTTTATTAATCGTATCGTCGTTGCTCGTCTCATCGGTGAAGAAGGGGTAGGTTTATATATGATGGCTGTGCCGACGCTCGTATTAGCGATTACAATTACGCAGTTCGGCCTCCCTGTCGCCATCTCAAAGCTCGTCGCTGAAGCGGAAGCGGTAGGCGATAAAAGAAAAGTGAAAAAAATATTAGTCGTATCTTTGTCTATTACTACGATTTTAAGTTTCATCTTTTTCCCAGCTTTATTAGCCATTGCACCGATTCTTTCTAAAACGTTATTTACGGATGCGCGCGTATATTATCCGCTTGTTGCGATTGCGCCAGTCGTTCCAATTGTCGCTCTGTCTTCCGTTTTACGTGGTTATTTTCAAGGGAGACAACAAATGAAACCGTATGCGTATTCTCAATTGCTTGAACAGGCGGTACGCATTACGCTCATCGCTGCTTTTACAACCGCTTTTTTACCGTATGGTATCGAATATGCCGCAGCGGGAGCGATGATTTCTGCCGTCGTTGGCGAGTTTGTATCTCTTATTTATTTGTTTATTACGTTTAAACAAAAAAAGCCGATTCGCATTCGCTACCGTTTTTTTGCATACGTCAAACAAGGGAAAGATACGTTTATTTCGCTGATGCGCATCGCCGTTCCAACTCTCGGAAGCCGGATGATTGGATCGATCGCATGGTTTTTTGAACCAATCGTCGTCGCACAAAGTTTAGCGCTCGCTGGCATTACGGCAACCCATGCGACAAAACAATATGGGGAGCTGACTGGATACGCACTGCCCCTTTTAATGCTTCCATCGTTTATTACATACGCGCTCGCCACTTCGCTCGTCCCAGCAATTAGCGA from Anoxybacillus gonensis includes these protein-coding regions:
- a CDS encoding post-transcriptional regulator, which translates into the protein MDREQLMPALQSKVDELKLLGYEQATIEDVWNCLMMKKWKKNKEEKRLFELVNDVLSLRASDYMAYIVTKEQKHDRWFTEEGLSELEQLF
- the spoVB gene encoding stage V sporulation protein B; the encoded protein is MSKFLKGTMILIVAGLLTRILGFINRIVVARLIGEEGVGLYMMAVPTLVLAITITQFGLPVAISKLVAEAEAVGDKRKVKKILVVSLSITTILSFIFFPALLAIAPILSKTLFTDARVYYPLVAIAPVVPIVALSSVLRGYFQGRQQMKPYAYSQLLEQAVRITLIAAFTTAFLPYGIEYAAAGAMISAVVGEFVSLIYLFITFKQKKPIRIRYRFFAYVKQGKDTFISLMRIAVPTLGSRMIGSIAWFFEPIVVAQSLALAGITATHATKQYGELTGYALPLLMLPSFITYALATSLVPAISEAAAQKQHRLIEYRLHQAVRLSLFAGGLSIVVLYVLAEEMMYLMYGANQAAIFVKVMAPFFIFYYLQGPLQAVLQALDLAKEAMTNSLIGAVVKTALIFWLASQPSLGIMGAALAITVGIMIVTLLHAATIVKAISLTLYVKQYVAHFVVIVSVAAIGHMLVPILPFSLLVKTIVVIVIMTFIYLVLAQSFRLIEKDEFRQLFR